The Pongo abelii isolate AG06213 chromosome 23, NHGRI_mPonAbe1-v2.0_pri, whole genome shotgun sequence genome includes a window with the following:
- the ATP5MGL gene encoding putative ATP synthase subunit g 2, mitochondrial: protein MAQFVRNLVEKTPALVNAAVTYSKPRLATFWYYTTVELVPPTPAEIPRAIQSLTKIVSSAQTGSFKQLTVKEALLNGLVATEVSMWFYVGDIIGKRGIIG, encoded by the coding sequence ATGGCTCAATTTGTCCGTAACCTTGTGGAGAAGACCCCAGCACTGGTAAATGCTGCTGTGACTTACTCGAAGCCTCGATTGGCCACATTTTGGTACTACACCACGGTTGAGCTGGTTCCTCCCACCCCTGCTGAGATCCCTAGAGCTATTCAGAGCCTGACAAAAATAGTCAGTAGTGCTCAGACTGGTAGCTTCAAACAGCTCACAGTTAAGGAAGCTTTGCTGAATGGTTTGGTGGCCACTGAGGTGTCAATGTGGTTTTATGTCGGAGACATCATAGGCAAGCGTGGCATCATTGGCTAG